From a single Glycine soja cultivar W05 chromosome 19, ASM419377v2, whole genome shotgun sequence genomic region:
- the LOC114399124 gene encoding transcription factor MYB60-like — MGRPPCCDKVGIKKGPWTPEEDIILVSYIQEHGPGNWRSVPTNTGLSRCSKSCRLRWTNYLRPGIKRGNFTPHEEGMIIHLQALLGNKWAAIASYLPQRTDNDIKNYWNTHLKKKLKKFQAALDPHSASDSTASGQFLPKSFSDRRSLDISSSNNNHGSSIRLSHQSQSSSTTYASSTENISRLLEGWMRSSPKPLKGSSSQDDEDIQLQGINDDDKNNNNFESTTKLVNLHHLQHKVRNKDEHQEGGGGGVDNMVSHEEFDSILSFENLNNAAWDKSTCDSMPEKSSEAAAEYFVDHHHDIAAHERNNIRQKSENSGAPPLSFLEKWLLDESVGHQVEEMMELSPMF; from the exons ATGGGGAGACCTCCTTGCTGTGACAAAGTTGGCATCAAGAAAGGTCCATGGACACCTGAGGAGGATATCATCCTTGTCTCTTACATCCAAGAACATGGTCCAGGAAATTGGAGATCAGTGCCTACTAATACTG GGTTATCAAGGTGCAGCAAAAGTTGCAGGCTTAGATGGACAAATTACCTCAGGCCAGGAATCAAGAGAGGGAACTTCACTCCCCATGAGGAAGGAATGATAATTCACTTGCAAGCTCTACTGGGTAACAA ATGGGCAGCCATAGCTTCCTATCTTCCACAAAGAACAGACAATGACATAAAGAATTATTGGAACACCCATCTAAAGAAGAAGCTGAAGAAATTTCAAGCAGCCTTGGATCCACACTCAGCATCAGACTCAACAGCAAGTGGTCAGTTTCTACCGAAGAGCTTTAGTGACAGAAGAAGCTTAGacatcagcagcagcaacaataaTCATGGCTCATCCATTAGGCTTAGTCATCAGTCTCAGTCCTCTTCCACAACATATGCCTCAAGCACTGAGAACATCTCAAGACTCTTGGAAGGTTGGATGAGATCTTCCCCAAAGCCACTCAAGGGATCATCATCCCAAGATGATGAAGATATTCAGCTCCAAGGCATCAATGATGAtgataaaaataacaacaactTTGAAAGCACTACTAAGCTAGTGAACCTTCATCATCTTCAGCACAAAGTAAGAAACAAAGATGAGCATCAagagggtggtggtggtggcgtaGATAACATGGTTTCTCATGAAGAGTTTGATTCTATTTTGTCTTTTGAGAACCTTAACAATGCTGCTTGGGACAAGTCCACTTGTGATTCCATGCCAGAAAAGAGTTCTGAAGCTGCTGCTGAGTATTTTGTTGATCATCATCATGATATAGCTGCTCATGAGAGGAACAACATTAGGCAAAAATCTGAGAACAGTGGTGCTCCTCCATTGTCATTTCTTGAGAAGTGGCTCTTGGATGAAAGTGTTGGTCACCAAGTGGAGGAGATGATGGAGTTGTCTCCTATGTTCTAA